A stretch of Sphingomicrobium flavum DNA encodes these proteins:
- a CDS encoding NAD-dependent succinate-semialdehyde dehydrogenase, which produces MTYQTDLKLFIDGAWRAGEGRDHHDVVNPATASTIAELPLATKDDLDEALAAAERAFPGWRDTAVDKRAAILRKASDYLKKNASDIGALLTQEQGKPIKEATAEVYGAAQMFEWYSEEIKRDYGRTLVRPVGQRSIVQRQAVGVVATFTPWNFPIYLLAKKVAAALAAGCSVISKPPEETPACCHAVAKALEEAGLPKGVFQLVHGVPDMVSRHIIGSDIVRKVSFTGSIPVGKHLMHLAADGVKRLTLELGGHAPVLVFDDVDLDDTLDKLVPQKFRNAGQVCVSPTRFYVQEGIYDDFIKGFAERTAKVQVGDGMDEATDMGPLANERRPGEIEKLVGDATAKGARLMAGGERGGNGYFYQPTLLADVPLEADIMSNEPFGPVAVARPFKDLDEALEQANRLPYGLAAFAFTENLRRANILGDRIEAGMVGINGFAISSADAPFGGVKDSGFGSEGGKEGLETYQVTKAIHMC; this is translated from the coding sequence ATGACCTATCAGACCGATCTCAAACTCTTCATCGACGGAGCATGGCGCGCGGGCGAAGGCCGCGATCACCATGATGTCGTCAATCCAGCCACCGCCAGCACCATCGCCGAGTTGCCGCTCGCGACCAAGGACGATCTGGACGAAGCGCTCGCCGCTGCCGAGCGCGCTTTCCCGGGCTGGCGCGACACCGCGGTCGACAAGCGCGCCGCGATCCTGCGCAAGGCGAGCGACTATCTGAAGAAGAATGCATCGGACATCGGCGCGCTGCTGACGCAGGAGCAGGGCAAGCCGATCAAGGAAGCCACCGCCGAAGTCTATGGCGCGGCGCAGATGTTCGAATGGTATTCGGAAGAAATCAAACGCGATTATGGCCGCACGCTGGTGCGCCCGGTCGGCCAGCGCTCGATCGTGCAGCGCCAGGCGGTCGGCGTGGTCGCGACCTTCACGCCGTGGAATTTCCCCATCTATCTGCTGGCGAAAAAAGTCGCCGCCGCGCTGGCCGCGGGCTGCAGCGTCATTTCCAAGCCGCCCGAGGAAACCCCGGCCTGCTGCCATGCGGTCGCCAAGGCATTGGAAGAAGCGGGCCTGCCCAAGGGCGTATTCCAGCTGGTGCACGGCGTGCCGGACATGGTCAGCCGCCACATCATCGGCTCCGACATCGTCCGCAAGGTCAGCTTCACCGGTTCGATCCCGGTCGGCAAGCATCTGATGCATCTCGCCGCCGACGGCGTAAAGCGCCTGACGCTCGAACTGGGCGGCCATGCCCCCGTGCTGGTGTTCGACGATGTCGACTTGGATGACACGCTCGACAAGCTGGTGCCGCAGAAATTCCGCAATGCCGGCCAGGTCTGCGTCTCGCCGACCCGCTTCTACGTGCAGGAAGGCATTTACGACGATTTCATCAAGGGCTTTGCCGAACGCACCGCCAAGGTGCAGGTCGGCGATGGCATGGATGAGGCGACCGACATGGGCCCCCTCGCCAACGAGCGTCGCCCCGGCGAAATCGAAAAGCTGGTCGGCGATGCCACCGCCAAGGGCGCCCGGCTGATGGCGGGCGGCGAACGCGGCGGCAATGGCTATTTCTACCAGCCCACGCTGCTCGCCGATGTGCCGCTCGAAGCCGACATCATGTCCAACGAACCCTTCGGCCCCGTCGCTGTCGCCCGCCCGTTCAAGGATTTGGACGAAGCGCTGGAGCAGGCCAATCGCCTCCCCTATGGCCTCGCCGCATTTGCCTTCACGGAAAATTTGCGCCGCGCGAACATTTTGGGCGATCGAATTGAAGCCGGAATGGTCGGGATCAACGGTTTCGCCATCTCCAGCGCGGATGCGCCGTTTGGCGGCGTGAAGGATAGCGGGTTCGGCTCCGAAGGCGGCAAGGAAGGCCTTGAAACCTATCAGGTAACCAAGGCCATCCACATGTGCTGA
- a CDS encoding thiamine pyrophosphate-binding protein: MTKTQGLRTGGQILVDQLKLQGVDRLFTVPGESFLAVLDALHGKDSIHTVVCRQEGGVTYMADADGKMTGRPGIAFVTRGPGATNASAGVHVAFQDSTPMILFIGGPDRRDKDREGFQEIDMPAFFAPVAKWAARIDDAARIPEYVARAFRTATAGRPGPVVLEIPEDMLRDEVEALDRPALPPIAQPPCAGAVGALFELLKDAASPVAIIGGADWCPKAGSYFATFAARYGIPVAAAFRRQDALANDCSVYAGQLGYGPNPKLQQRIREADLVIAVGARLGESTMDGYTLITPDHPDQILVHVHPDPNELDHVYRTDLPICADMGEFAEMLADWVDPDLVPFKAGAEAHGEWLEWSEPKPRDGVALDLGPCVKAMREALPANTIICNGAGNFSGWWHRYWHYGPQPTQLAPTSGTMGYGLPAAVAAAIRFKDRPVVCIAGDGDFLMNGQELATAAAEGADLMVVLVDNGAYGTIRMHQERDYPDRISATELAPGNPDFVKLAESFGGWGQRVETTDNFMAAFGEAKGRKGIRLLHCITDVEVITNATTLSALKAKG, from the coding sequence ATGACCAAGACGCAAGGCCTCCGCACCGGCGGACAGATTCTCGTTGACCAGTTGAAGCTGCAGGGCGTCGATCGCCTCTTTACCGTGCCTGGGGAAAGCTTCCTCGCCGTGCTCGATGCGCTGCACGGCAAAGACAGCATCCACACCGTCGTCTGCCGCCAGGAAGGCGGGGTCACCTATATGGCCGATGCCGATGGCAAGATGACCGGCCGCCCGGGCATCGCCTTCGTCACCCGCGGCCCTGGCGCCACCAATGCCAGCGCAGGCGTCCATGTCGCCTTCCAGGATTCGACCCCGATGATCCTGTTCATCGGCGGGCCCGATCGGCGCGACAAGGATCGCGAAGGCTTCCAGGAAATCGACATGCCGGCCTTCTTCGCGCCGGTCGCCAAATGGGCCGCCCGGATCGATGATGCCGCGCGCATTCCCGAATATGTCGCGCGCGCCTTCCGCACCGCTACCGCCGGACGCCCCGGCCCGGTCGTGCTGGAAATCCCCGAAGATATGCTGCGCGACGAGGTTGAGGCGCTCGACCGCCCGGCCCTGCCCCCCATCGCCCAGCCGCCTTGCGCGGGCGCAGTCGGTGCCTTGTTCGAATTGCTCAAGGATGCCGCCAGCCCCGTCGCCATTATCGGCGGCGCCGACTGGTGCCCCAAGGCGGGCAGCTATTTTGCCACTTTTGCCGCGCGCTATGGCATTCCCGTCGCCGCCGCCTTCCGCCGCCAGGATGCGCTCGCCAACGACTGCAGCGTCTATGCCGGCCAGCTGGGCTATGGCCCCAACCCCAAACTGCAGCAACGCATCCGCGAGGCCGACCTCGTCATCGCGGTGGGTGCGCGGCTCGGCGAAAGCACGATGGATGGCTATACGCTGATCACCCCGGATCATCCCGACCAGATCCTCGTCCACGTCCACCCCGATCCCAATGAGCTCGACCATGTCTATCGCACCGATCTGCCGATCTGCGCCGACATGGGCGAATTCGCCGAAATGCTGGCCGATTGGGTCGATCCCGACCTCGTCCCCTTCAAGGCGGGCGCCGAAGCCCATGGCGAGTGGCTCGAATGGTCGGAGCCCAAGCCGCGCGATGGTGTTGCGCTTGATCTTGGCCCCTGCGTCAAGGCAATGCGCGAGGCGCTGCCCGCCAACACCATCATCTGCAATGGCGCGGGCAATTTTTCGGGATGGTGGCACCGCTACTGGCATTATGGCCCGCAGCCGACCCAGCTGGCGCCGACCAGCGGCACGATGGGCTATGGCCTGCCCGCAGCCGTCGCCGCCGCGATCCGGTTCAAGGACCGTCCGGTCGTCTGCATCGCAGGCGATGGCGATTTCCTGATGAATGGGCAGGAGCTGGCGACTGCCGCAGCCGAAGGCGCCGACCTGATGGTCGTCCTGGTGGACAATGGCGCCTATGGCACCATCCGCATGCACCAGGAACGCGATTATCCCGATCGCATCAGCGCGACCGAGCTCGCGCCCGGCAATCCCGACTTCGTGAAATTGGCGGAAAGTTTTGGCGGCTGGGGTCAGCGGGTCGAGACGACCGACAATTTCATGGCTGCCTTTGGGGAAGCGAAGGGCCGCAAGGGCATCCGCCTCCTCCACTGCATCACCGATGTCGAGGTCATTACCAACGCGACCACGCTGAGCGCGCTCAAGGCCAAAGGCTAG
- a CDS encoding CsbD family protein codes for MGELSEKIKGNTNEAIGNTKQAVGDATDNESLENEGRKQEIKGEGQQLKGEVEGALGNDI; via the coding sequence ATGGGTGAACTTTCGGAAAAGATCAAAGGCAACACCAACGAAGCCATTGGCAACACCAAGCAGGCCGTGGGCGATGCCACCGACAATGAGAGCCTCGAAAATGAAGGCCGCAAGCAGGAAATCAAGGGCGAAGGCCAGCAACTGAAGGGCGAAGTCGAAGGCGCGCTCGGCAACGATATCTGA
- the aroQ gene encoding type II 3-dehydroquinate dehydratase — translation MTSLPMILVLHGPNLDRLGRREPEIYGSESLDEINNRISDHADSLGVAVTMRQSNHEGHLIDWLYEAEDEGVKAVLLNAGGFTHTSVALRDAVAAINVPVIEVHLSNTSRREDFRHRSLMAPVCKGTISGFGALSYTLGLDAAARL, via the coding sequence ATGACTTCGCTACCGATGATTTTGGTCCTGCACGGCCCCAACCTCGATCGCCTCGGGCGGCGCGAGCCCGAAATTTACGGCTCGGAAAGCCTGGATGAGATCAACAACCGCATCTCCGATCATGCCGACAGCCTGGGCGTGGCCGTGACCATGCGCCAATCCAACCATGAAGGCCATCTGATCGACTGGCTCTACGAAGCCGAGGATGAAGGCGTCAAAGCCGTGCTGCTCAATGCCGGGGGCTTTACCCATACATCGGTGGCGCTGCGCGATGCGGTGGCGGCGATCAACGTGCCGGTCATCGAAGTGCATCTTTCCAACACCTCGCGCCGCGAAGATTTTCGGCATCGCAGCCTGATGGCCCCGGTTTGCAAGGGGACCATTTCCGGCTTCGGCGCACTAAGCTATACACTAGGACTGGACGCAGCGGCCCGCCTCTGA
- the accB gene encoding acetyl-CoA carboxylase biotin carboxyl carrier protein, which produces MADATKKTDAMRVDGALVRELAELLSENELSEIEVEDGDRKIRVRREITMAAAPIAYAAPAAPAPATAAAPAGEPVTAGSGGNGAVVDSDAVKSPMVGTAYMSAEPGAKPFIAEGDSVKEGDTLLIVEAMKVMNPIIAHKSGTVKQILVSDAQPVEFDQPLVVIG; this is translated from the coding sequence ATGGCAGACGCCACGAAGAAGACGGACGCCATGCGCGTCGACGGCGCGCTGGTGCGCGAACTGGCCGAACTTCTCTCCGAAAATGAGCTGAGCGAGATCGAGGTCGAGGATGGCGACCGCAAGATTCGCGTGCGCCGCGAAATCACCATGGCTGCCGCGCCGATCGCTTATGCTGCGCCTGCTGCTCCGGCCCCCGCTACAGCCGCCGCCCCGGCTGGAGAACCTGTCACCGCCGGTTCGGGCGGCAATGGCGCAGTCGTCGATTCCGACGCCGTTAAATCGCCGATGGTCGGCACCGCCTACATGTCGGCTGAACCGGGTGCCAAGCCCTTTATTGCCGAAGGCGACAGCGTCAAGGAAGGCGACACGCTCCTCATCGTCGAAGCGATGAAGGTGATGAACCCCATCATCGCCCACAAGTCGGGCACGGTGAAGCAGATTCTCGTCTCCGACGCCCAGCCCGTCGAGTTCGACCAGCCGCTGGTGGTGATCGGCTAA
- the accC gene encoding acetyl-CoA carboxylase biotin carboxylase subunit produces MAIKKLLIANRGEIALRIHRACHEMGIKTVAVHSTADADAMHVRLADETVCIGPPPAGQSYLNIANIISAAEVTHADAIHPGYGFLSENAQFAEIVESHDIIWVGPKPEHIRVMGDKVEAKRSAAKLGLPLVPGSDGALESVEEAKALAAEIGYPVLIKAASGGGGRGMKVVPSEDQMETLMSQASSEANAAFGDPTVYMEKYLGDPRHIEFQVFGDGEGNAIHVGERDCSIQRRHQKVIEEAPSPVISAEQRAEMGERVRKAMADMGYRGAGTIEFLYENGEFYFIEMNTRLQVEHPVTEMISGLDLVREQIHVAQGDGLTVKQEDLRLFGHAIECRINAEDPKNFTPSPGVVERYVAPGGMHVRVDSGLYAGYRVPPYYDSMIGKLIVYGRNREGCILRLKRALEEFVVTGAGMKTNVPLHQDIIQTEAFQTGDYTIKWLEQWLKDKEEA; encoded by the coding sequence ATGGCCATCAAGAAGCTGCTCATTGCCAACCGCGGTGAGATTGCCCTGCGCATCCACCGCGCCTGCCACGAAATGGGCATCAAGACGGTCGCGGTGCACTCCACCGCCGATGCCGATGCCATGCATGTGCGCCTGGCCGATGAAACGGTCTGCATCGGGCCGCCACCCGCGGGCCAATCCTATCTGAATATCGCCAACATCATTTCGGCCGCCGAAGTGACCCATGCCGACGCGATCCATCCGGGCTATGGCTTCCTTTCGGAAAATGCCCAATTCGCCGAAATCGTCGAAAGCCACGATATCATCTGGGTCGGCCCCAAGCCCGAACATATCCGCGTCATGGGCGACAAGGTCGAAGCCAAGCGCTCCGCCGCCAAGCTCGGCCTGCCGCTCGTCCCCGGCTCTGACGGCGCGCTCGAAAGCGTCGAGGAAGCCAAGGCGCTGGCCGCCGAGATCGGTTACCCCGTCCTCATCAAGGCTGCCTCCGGCGGCGGCGGTCGCGGGATGAAGGTGGTGCCATCCGAAGACCAGATGGAAACGCTGATGAGCCAGGCATCGTCCGAGGCCAATGCGGCCTTTGGCGACCCCACCGTCTACATGGAAAAATATCTGGGCGACCCGCGCCATATCGAATTCCAGGTCTTCGGTGACGGCGAAGGCAATGCCATCCATGTGGGCGAGCGCGATTGTTCGATCCAGCGTCGTCACCAGAAGGTCATCGAGGAAGCCCCCTCGCCCGTCATTTCCGCCGAGCAGCGCGCCGAAATGGGCGAGCGTGTGCGAAAGGCTATGGCCGATATGGGCTATCGCGGCGCCGGCACGATCGAGTTTCTTTATGAAAATGGCGAATTCTATTTCATCGAAATGAATACCCGCCTGCAGGTCGAACATCCGGTCACCGAGATGATTTCCGGCCTCGACCTGGTGCGCGAACAAATCCATGTCGCGCAGGGCGATGGCCTGACCGTCAAACAGGAAGATCTGCGCCTGTTCGGCCATGCCATCGAATGCCGCATCAATGCCGAGGATCCGAAGAATTTCACCCCCTCGCCCGGCGTGGTCGAACGCTATGTCGCCCCTGGCGGCATGCATGTGCGCGTCGATAGCGGCCTTTATGCCGGCTACCGCGTCCCGCCTTATTACGACAGCATGATCGGCAAGCTGATCGTCTATGGCCGCAACCGCGAAGGCTGCATCCTGCGCCTCAAACGCGCGCTGGAAGAGTTCGTTGTGACGGGTGCGGGCATGAAGACCAACGTCCCGCTCCACCAGGATATCATCCAGACCGAAGCCTTCCAGACCGGCGATTATACGATCAAATGGCTGGAACAATGGCTGAAGGACAAGGAAGAGGCGTGA
- a CDS encoding ACT domain-containing protein: protein MSPLEPCLHEEEHGFATLPMSAACPQGLTPVATFAEDEGPSIIATVAELAQAGLVHQPGWARISLTLATALDGVGLTARIATALADAGISCNMVAAYHHDHCFVPWQRREDALSIIEKLELPR, encoded by the coding sequence GTGAGCCCGCTGGAGCCATGCCTCCATGAAGAGGAGCATGGCTTCGCCACCCTGCCCATGAGCGCCGCCTGTCCGCAGGGCCTCACGCCTGTCGCCACCTTCGCGGAAGATGAGGGCCCAAGCATCATCGCCACTGTGGCGGAGCTTGCGCAAGCCGGTCTCGTTCACCAGCCCGGCTGGGCGCGGATCAGCCTGACGCTCGCCACCGCGCTCGACGGCGTCGGCCTGACCGCCCGCATCGCCACCGCGCTCGCCGACGCCGGCATAAGCTGCAACATGGTTGCGGCCTATCATCACGATCATTGCTTCGTGCCTTGGCAACGGCGCGAAGACGCTCTTTCCATCATCGAGAAACTGGAGTTGCCCCGATGA
- a CDS encoding ArsC/Spx/MgsR family protein gives MKATILFNSRCGTARKTKAILEEEGYEVEVINYLEDTPSKAELKRLYDRAGMTPAEGLRMKQPEVAELGLTATSDDDTVLDAMIANPIIIERPLVETEKGVILARPQDKVRDIL, from the coding sequence ATGAAAGCCACCATCCTGTTCAATTCGCGCTGCGGCACTGCGCGCAAGACCAAGGCCATCCTCGAAGAGGAAGGCTATGAGGTCGAGGTCATCAACTATCTCGAGGACACGCCGTCCAAGGCCGAACTGAAGCGCCTCTACGATCGCGCCGGCATGACGCCTGCTGAAGGCCTCCGCATGAAGCAGCCCGAGGTAGCCGAGCTGGGCCTGACCGCGACGAGCGATGACGACACTGTCCTCGACGCCATGATCGCCAACCCCATCATCATCGAACGTCCGCTGGTGGAAACCGAAAAAGGCGTCATCCTCGCCCGCCCGCAGGACAAGGTGCGCGACATCCTCTAG
- the aat gene encoding leucyl/phenylalanyl-tRNA--protein transferase, translating into MSEPLDPRLLLRGYASGIFPMADSRDDPEIFWVEPRERAIIPIDRFRLSRSLARTVRADTFTVTANHAFIDVLHGCADREETWINASIEQAVLGLHAAGHAHSVECWQDDQLVGGLYGVSLGGAFFGESMFSRRTNASKVALAWLVARLKVGGFALLDCQFMTSHLASLGAISVSREEYQSLLSDALSLGGAAGSGEGSSAASGSAAGVSFDALDRLADPPVRAGAAAPSGKLIAQLLTQTS; encoded by the coding sequence GTGAGCGAACCCCTCGATCCCCGGCTGCTATTGCGCGGCTATGCGTCCGGCATCTTCCCGATGGCCGACAGCCGCGATGACCCCGAAATCTTCTGGGTCGAGCCGCGCGAACGCGCGATCATCCCGATTGATCGCTTCCGCCTGTCGCGCAGCTTGGCCCGCACCGTGCGCGCAGACACCTTCACGGTCACCGCCAACCACGCCTTTATCGACGTGCTTCACGGCTGCGCCGATCGTGAAGAGACCTGGATCAACGCCTCGATCGAACAGGCGGTGCTCGGCCTCCATGCCGCCGGCCACGCGCATAGCGTCGAATGCTGGCAGGACGACCAATTGGTCGGCGGGCTTTACGGCGTCAGCCTCGGCGGAGCCTTTTTCGGGGAATCCATGTTCAGCCGCCGCACCAACGCATCCAAGGTTGCGCTGGCCTGGCTGGTGGCGCGTCTCAAGGTCGGGGGTTTCGCGCTGCTGGATTGCCAGTTCATGACCAGCCACCTCGCCTCACTCGGCGCGATCAGCGTCAGCCGGGAGGAATATCAGTCGCTGCTGTCCGATGCGCTGTCGCTGGGCGGCGCGGCGGGTTCGGGCGAAGGCTCCTCGGCTGCGTCGGGCAGCGCCGCCGGCGTATCGTTCGACGCGCTCGACCGGCTGGCCGACCCTCCGGTACGCGCGGGCGCCGCCGCGCCTTCGGGGAAGCTCATCGCGCAGCTTTTGACCCAGACGTCATAG
- a CDS encoding NADH:ubiquinone oxidoreductase subunit NDUFA12: MFANLFTWWNGASLGTSIVTRARGEEVGTDEAGNTYFRHRSNPARRWVIYEGSNDSSRVPPAWNAWLRGTVDDVPEKSMPPRRSFEKDPRANMTGTIEAHRPAGSLMGKGQRAAATGDYEAWQPE; encoded by the coding sequence ATGTTCGCCAACCTATTTACCTGGTGGAACGGGGCCAGCCTCGGCACCAGCATCGTTACCCGCGCGCGCGGGGAGGAAGTCGGCACGGACGAGGCCGGCAACACCTATTTTCGCCATCGCAGCAACCCGGCCCGGCGCTGGGTGATCTACGAAGGCAGCAACGATTCCAGTCGCGTTCCGCCGGCCTGGAATGCCTGGCTGCGCGGCACAGTGGACGATGTGCCCGAAAAGAGCATGCCGCCCAGGCGCAGCTTCGAAAAGGATCCCCGGGCCAACATGACCGGCACGATCGAGGCGCATCGCCCGGCCGGTTCGCTGATGGGCAAGGGACAGCGCGCGGCCGCGACCGGCGATTATGAAGCCTGGCAGCCCGAATAA
- a CDS encoding DUF192 domain-containing protein, with protein sequence MAATPEQQSRGLMYRQELAPDRGMIFPYDPPKEASFWMKNTYIPLDIIYVRTDGTIAVIHENTVPLREEPYYSFEPINLVLEIAGGRSSELGIKPGDKVEW encoded by the coding sequence GTGGCGGCGACGCCCGAACAGCAATCGCGCGGGCTGATGTATCGACAGGAGCTGGCCCCTGATCGCGGGATGATCTTTCCTTACGATCCGCCCAAGGAAGCCAGCTTCTGGATGAAGAATACCTATATCCCGCTAGACATCATCTATGTGCGCACCGACGGGACGATCGCGGTGATCCATGAGAATACGGTGCCGCTGCGCGAGGAGCCTTATTACAGCTTCGAGCCGATCAACCTGGTGCTGGAAATTGCGGGCGGGCGTTCGTCGGAACTTGGCATCAAGCCCGGCGACAAGGTCGAATGGTAG
- a CDS encoding cold-shock protein, whose translation MFTTERSPAPTPEQSEELEDGREVSGHVKWFDATRGFGFVVSDEIDGDILLHFSVLRDHGRRSVPEGAGMRVIAVEQERGFQAREVLDIDLSTAVAPREHHGASSAERADRVALVEEAGEFEEVEVKWFNRVRGYGFVNRMGDPDTDIFVHMETVRQADVPELLPGDQLLARIAEGNKGLTVVDLRDP comes from the coding sequence GTGTTTACGACAGAACGGTCCCCGGCACCCACGCCGGAACAAAGCGAAGAACTGGAAGATGGCCGCGAAGTGAGCGGCCATGTCAAATGGTTCGACGCCACGCGGGGCTTCGGTTTCGTCGTCAGCGACGAGATTGACGGCGACATCCTCCTGCATTTTTCGGTCCTGCGCGATCATGGTCGCCGCAGCGTGCCCGAGGGCGCGGGAATGCGCGTCATCGCGGTCGAGCAGGAACGCGGCTTCCAGGCGCGCGAAGTGCTCGATATCGACCTGTCCACCGCGGTTGCTCCGCGCGAACATCATGGTGCCTCTTCCGCTGAACGAGCGGATCGCGTAGCGCTGGTCGAAGAGGCCGGTGAGTTTGAGGAGGTCGAGGTCAAATGGTTCAATCGCGTACGGGGCTATGGGTTCGTCAACCGGATGGGCGATCCGGACACGGATATCTTCGTCCATATGGAAACGGTGCGGCAGGCCGATGTGCCCGAACTGCTGCCGGGCGACCAATTGCTGGCGCGGATTGCCGAGGGCAACAAGGGCCTCACCGTCGTCGACCTTCGCGATCCCTGA
- a CDS encoding regulatory protein RecX has protein sequence MGEGRRQKRAKPPLDEAHLRDLALHYVGRYATSRGKLRAYLHRKLRERGWDGDSPAPVDAMIERFAELGYVDDAAFAAAKARDLSARGYGARRLGQTLYAAGISEEDGAQARDIAEEAKLEAAMAFARRRRLGPFAQQEVEDPALRQKQLAAMMRAGHDFALARRILALEPGQEIETDI, from the coding sequence ATGGGCGAGGGAAGAAGGCAAAAGCGCGCAAAACCGCCATTGGACGAGGCCCATTTGCGCGACCTCGCGCTGCATTATGTCGGTCGCTACGCCACCAGCCGGGGAAAATTGCGCGCCTATCTGCATCGCAAGCTGCGCGAACGCGGCTGGGACGGGGACTCGCCAGCGCCCGTCGATGCGATGATCGAACGTTTTGCCGAGCTTGGATATGTCGACGATGCCGCCTTTGCCGCGGCCAAGGCGCGCGACCTCAGCGCGCGAGGCTATGGTGCGCGCCGATTGGGGCAGACGCTCTACGCCGCCGGGATCAGCGAGGAAGACGGCGCACAGGCGCGCGACATCGCCGAGGAGGCCAAGCTGGAGGCGGCCATGGCCTTTGCGCGCCGGCGCCGGCTCGGGCCCTTCGCCCAGCAGGAAGTGGAGGACCCGGCACTGCGCCAGAAGCAGCTCGCGGCCATGATGCGCGCCGGGCATGACTTCGCGCTGGCGCGGCGGATTTTGGCGCTGGAGCCGGGGCAGGAAATAGAAACGGATATATGA